The following proteins are encoded in a genomic region of Coffea eugenioides isolate CCC68of chromosome 6, Ceug_1.0, whole genome shotgun sequence:
- the LOC113776538 gene encoding uncharacterized protein LOC113776538 isoform X1, producing MDIVTARETKEVAMGRKSSRILIAFVVIMLMAIAAYIKIWTIDYRISSQESLLLRQQFDLAHREAMDESAEWRQRFDMEVEKSQMCIKELDQIKESRQAASAAGINKKLELLEKENMDLLEQIEILKQELEAEKFNCSMRHI from the exons ATGGATATTGTTACAGCAAGAGAAACCAAAGAGGTAGCAATGGGAAGAAAGAGCAGCAGAATCTTGATAGCCTTCGTGGTGATTATGCTGATGGCCATCGCTGCCTACATCAAGATTTGGACCATCGACTATCGGATCTCTTCCCAGGAATCCCTGTTGCTAAG GCAACAGTTTGATCTTGCCCACAGAGAAGCCATGGATGAATCTGCAGAGTGGAGGCAGAGGTTTGATATGGAGGTCGAGAAGAGTCAAATGTGCATCAAGGAACTCGATCAA ATCAAGGAATCTCGCCAGGCTGCGAGTGCGGCTGGTATCAACAAGAAATTGGAGTTGTTGGAGAAG GAAAATATGGACCTGCTTGAACAAATAGAGATACTGAAACAAGAGCTTGAAGCAGAGAAGTTTAACTGCAGCATGCGACATATTTAG
- the LOC113772887 gene encoding aquaporin PIP2-2-like: MAKDIEVGGSTHEHYGAKDYQDPPPAPLVDPEELTQWSFYRAIIAEFIATLLFLYITVLTVIGYKSQSDTKANGDICGGVGILGIAWAFGGMIFILVYCTAGISGGHINPAVTFGLFLGRKVSLVRAVLYMVAQCLGAICGCGLVKAFQRAYYVRYGGGANGLSDGYSTGTGLAAEIIGTFVLVYTVFSATDPKRNARDSHVPVLAPLPIGFAVFMVHLATIPVTGTGINPARSFGAAVIYGKAWDDHWIFWVGPFIGAAIAALYHQYLLRAGAVKALGSFKSSTPY, translated from the exons ATGGCGAAGGATATTGAGGTTGGGGGCAGTACTCATGAACATTACGGGGCCAAGGACTACCAAGACCCGCCTCCAGCACCCCTTGTTGACCCCGAAGAACTCACCCAATGGTCCTTCTACAGAGCCATCATCGCTGAATTCATCGCCACCCTCTTGTTCCTCTACATCACGGTTTTAACGGTGATTGGTTATAAAAGCCAATCTGACACCAAGGCCAACGGAGATATATGTGGGGGTGTTGGCATCCTGGGTATTGCCTGGGCCTTCGGGGGCATGATCTTCATCCTTGTTTACTGCACCGCTGGCATTTCTG GAGGGCACATTAATCCTGCAGTGACATTTGGGCTATTCTTGGGTAGGAAGGTGTCCCTGGTCAGAGCAGTCTTGTACATGGTGGCTCAGTGCCTGGGGGCCATCTGTGGCTGTGGGCTGGTTAAGGCTTTCCAAAGGGCTTACTACGTAAGGTACGGCGGTGGTGCCAATGGGCTATCCGACGGCTACAGCACTGGCACCGGATTGGCAGCTGAAATCATTGGTACATTTGTCCTGGTTTACACTGTTTTCTCCGCCACTGACCCCAAGAGAAATGCACGAGACTCTCACGTTCCT GTACTGGCACCACTCCCAATTGGATTTGCAGTATTCATGGTTCACTTGGCTACCATCCCGGTAACTGGCACTGGTATTAACCCAGCAAGAAGCTTTGGAGCTGCCGTCATATACGGAAAGGCATGGGACGATCAT TGGATCTTCTGGGTTGGACCATTCATTGGTGCTGCAATTGCTGCATTATACCACCAGTACCTTCTAAGAGCAGGAGCAGTGAAAGCTCTGGGCTCATTCAAGAGCAGCACTCCCTATTAA
- the LOC113776538 gene encoding uncharacterized protein LOC113776538 isoform X4 — protein sequence MDIVTARETKEVAMGRKSSRILIAFVVIMLMAIAAYIKIWTIDYRISSQESLLLRSLYCNSLILPTEKPWMNLQSGGRGLIWRSRRVKCASRNSIKYALFVEFFAIMSYLCLHLRNMIHDK from the exons ATGGATATTGTTACAGCAAGAGAAACCAAAGAGGTAGCAATGGGAAGAAAGAGCAGCAGAATCTTGATAGCCTTCGTGGTGATTATGCTGATGGCCATCGCTGCCTACATCAAGATTTGGACCATCGACTATCGGATCTCTTCCCAGGAATCCCTGTTGCTAAGGTCACTATACT GCAACAGTTTGATCTTGCCCACAGAGAAGCCATGGATGAATCTGCAGAGTGGAGGCAGAGGTTTGATATGGAGGTCGAGAAGAGTCAAATGTGCATCAAGGAACTCGATCAAGTATGCTCTGTTTGTGGAGTTTTTTGCTATAATGTCATATCTATGTCTTCATTTGAGGAACATGATCCATGACAAGTAG
- the LOC113773277 gene encoding 60S ribosomal protein L12-like — protein sequence MPPKFDPTQVVEVFVRVTGGEVGAASSLAPKIGPLGLSPKKIGEDIAKETAKDWKGLRVTVKLTVQNRQAKVAVVPSAAALVIKALKEPERDRKKTKNIKHSGNISLDDVIEIAKVMRPRSMAKDLSGTVKEILGTCVSVGCTVDGKDPKDLQQEITDGDVDIPQD from the coding sequence ATGCCGCCGAAGTTTGATCCGACCCAGGTGGTGGAAGTGTTCGTCCGGGTCACTGGCGGCGAAGTTGGAGCAGCGAGTTCCCTCGCTCCCAAAATCGGGCCACTTGGTCTCTCCCCAAAGAAAATTGGTGAAGACATCGCCAAAGAAACCGCCAAGGACTGGAAGGGCCTCCGCGTTACCGTTAAGCTCACCGTTCAGAACCGTCAGGCCAAGGTGGCGGTGGTCCCCTCCGCTGCCGCTCTGGTCATCAAGGCCCTGAAAGAGCCCGAGCGCGACCGCAAGAAGACCAAGAATATCAAGCACAGCGGCAACATCTCCCTCGATGACGTCATCGAGATCGCCAAGGTGATGAGGCCTAGGTCCATGGCTAAGGATTTGAGTGGAACTGTTAAGGAGATTCTTGGGACTTGTGTATCCGTCGGCTGCACGGTCGATGGGAAAGACCCAAAGGATCTGCAGCAGGAGATTACTGACGGCGATGTCGATATCCCGCAGGATTAA
- the LOC113775675 gene encoding uncharacterized protein LOC113775675, whose product MMASAAARKSFLNYFGGGGGGGGAERVDDDDLEADLDFDESDVWDSNTDGVGKVPTSDQGNKKSMMMMSKNNNNSRPLKKPTRKSGGGGGSFSHAANHRSIATAAAAATSLPVNVPDWSRILGDEYKSRGSNGREHEDGEDDKDEDGKLPPHEYLAARTRSGWSFSVQEGIGRTLKGRDLSRVRNAVWKQTGFED is encoded by the coding sequence ATGATGGCTTCTGCTGCTGCTAGGAAGAGTTTTCTGAATTATTTTGgagggggaggaggaggaggaggagcagAAAGAGTTGATGACGATGATCTTGAAGCTGATTTGGATTTTGATGAGTCCGATGTCTGGGATTCCAATACGGATGGTGTTGGAAAAGTTCCCACGTCAGATCAGGGTAATAAGAAATCCATGATGATGATGAGCAAAAACAACAACAATTCACGTCCTTTGAAGAAACCGACAAGAAAGAGCGGCGGCGGTGGCGGCAGCTTTAGTCACGCTGCCAATCACAGGTCAATTGCTACTGCTGCTGCTGCCGCAACATCATTGCCGGTAAACGTACCGGATTGGTCCAGAATACTGGGAGATGAGTACAAAAGCCGCGGCAGCAACGGGAGAGAGCACGAGGACGGCGAGGATGACAAGGATGAGGATGGTAAGTTACCTCCCCATGAGTATCTGGCGGCCAGGACGAGATCAGGTTGGTCGTTTTCCGTTCAAGAAGGCATTGGGAGGACGCTCAAAGGGAGAGACCTGAGTAGGGTCAGAAACGCGGTCTGGAAACAGACCGGCTTTGAAGATTAG
- the LOC113776538 gene encoding uncharacterized protein LOC113776538 isoform X6, with translation MDIVTARETKEVAMGRKSSRILIAFVVIMLMAIAAYIKIWTIDYRISSQESLLLSLILPTEKPWMNLQSGGRGLIWRSRRVKCASRNSIKYALFVEFFAIMSYLCLHLRNMIHDK, from the exons ATGGATATTGTTACAGCAAGAGAAACCAAAGAGGTAGCAATGGGAAGAAAGAGCAGCAGAATCTTGATAGCCTTCGTGGTGATTATGCTGATGGCCATCGCTGCCTACATCAAGATTTGGACCATCGACTATCGGATCTCTTCCCAGGAATCCCTGTTGCTAAG TTTGATCTTGCCCACAGAGAAGCCATGGATGAATCTGCAGAGTGGAGGCAGAGGTTTGATATGGAGGTCGAGAAGAGTCAAATGTGCATCAAGGAACTCGATCAAGTATGCTCTGTTTGTGGAGTTTTTTGCTATAATGTCATATCTATGTCTTCATTTGAGGAACATGATCCATGACAAGTAG
- the LOC113776538 gene encoding uncharacterized protein LOC113776538 isoform X5 codes for MDIVTARETKEVAMGRKSSRILIAFVVIMLMAIAAYIKIWTIDYRISSQESLLLRQQFDLAHREAMDESAEWRQRFDMEVEKSQMCIKELDQENMDLLEQIEILKQELEAEKFNCSMRHI; via the exons ATGGATATTGTTACAGCAAGAGAAACCAAAGAGGTAGCAATGGGAAGAAAGAGCAGCAGAATCTTGATAGCCTTCGTGGTGATTATGCTGATGGCCATCGCTGCCTACATCAAGATTTGGACCATCGACTATCGGATCTCTTCCCAGGAATCCCTGTTGCTAAG GCAACAGTTTGATCTTGCCCACAGAGAAGCCATGGATGAATCTGCAGAGTGGAGGCAGAGGTTTGATATGGAGGTCGAGAAGAGTCAAATGTGCATCAAGGAACTCGATCAA GAAAATATGGACCTGCTTGAACAAATAGAGATACTGAAACAAGAGCTTGAAGCAGAGAAGTTTAACTGCAGCATGCGACATATTTAG
- the LOC113776538 gene encoding uncharacterized protein LOC113776538 isoform X3 produces MDIVTARETKEVAMGRKSSRILIAFVVIMLMAIAAYIKIWTIDYRISSQESLLLRQQFDLAHREAMDESAEWRQRFDMEVEKSQMCIKELDQIKESRQAASAEKVIAQGSYFRFCLNYFFC; encoded by the exons ATGGATATTGTTACAGCAAGAGAAACCAAAGAGGTAGCAATGGGAAGAAAGAGCAGCAGAATCTTGATAGCCTTCGTGGTGATTATGCTGATGGCCATCGCTGCCTACATCAAGATTTGGACCATCGACTATCGGATCTCTTCCCAGGAATCCCTGTTGCTAAG GCAACAGTTTGATCTTGCCCACAGAGAAGCCATGGATGAATCTGCAGAGTGGAGGCAGAGGTTTGATATGGAGGTCGAGAAGAGTCAAATGTGCATCAAGGAACTCGATCAA ATCAAGGAATCTCGCCAGGCTGCGAGTGC GGAGAAGGTGATTGCTCAAGGCTCTTATTTTAGGTTTTGTCTGAATTATTTCTTCTGTTGA
- the LOC113776538 gene encoding uncharacterized protein LOC113776538 isoform X2 has protein sequence MDIVTARETKEVAMGRKSSRILIAFVVIMLMAIAAYIKIWTIDYRISSQESLLLRQQFDLAHREAMDESAEWRQRFDMEVEKSQMCIKELDQCLPHRSRNLARLRVRLVSTRNWSCWRRKIWTCLNK, from the exons ATGGATATTGTTACAGCAAGAGAAACCAAAGAGGTAGCAATGGGAAGAAAGAGCAGCAGAATCTTGATAGCCTTCGTGGTGATTATGCTGATGGCCATCGCTGCCTACATCAAGATTTGGACCATCGACTATCGGATCTCTTCCCAGGAATCCCTGTTGCTAAG GCAACAGTTTGATCTTGCCCACAGAGAAGCCATGGATGAATCTGCAGAGTGGAGGCAGAGGTTTGATATGGAGGTCGAGAAGAGTCAAATGTGCATCAAGGAACTCGATCAA TGTTTGCCTCATAGATCAAGGAATCTCGCCAGGCTGCGAGTGCGGCTGGTATCAACAAGAAATTGGAGTTGTTGGAGAAG GAAAATATGGACCTGCTTGAACAAATAG